DNA from Bombus vancouverensis nearcticus chromosome 14, iyBomVanc1_principal, whole genome shotgun sequence:
TCTTTGACGAGTTCGTAGAACAAGCACATAAACGTGGTATGCGTCAGTAGTTAGTGACATTTTTTTCATTGAATATGTATCAATTTTTTGAGTGACATAAATTATTGCAGACCTGAAGGTCATTTTAGACATAGTACCAAATCATTCAAGCGATCAACATAAATGGTTTCTGCTGTCGAGTCAAAATAATAAGCAATACAATGATTACTACATTTGGGCAAACGGTTCCAAAGATCAAAATGGCAACAAGATACCACCTAATAACTGGGTAAATAATTATTCATCCTTGAAACAATTTTGACAAATGCCTGCTAATGCTCTCATTTAATTTAGATAAGCACCTACAGTGACAAAGAGGGATCAGCATGGACATGGCACGATACAAGGCAGCAATGGTATTACCATAAATTTCACAAATCTCAACCTGACCTCAATTTGAGAAATAAAGATGTGATACAAGAATTATTGGTAaagtattaatattatgataatattgtattttgtaattcaaTAAGAAGTTAATGTATGCTTAAAAACTTATTTACATATTTCAGGATGTGTTCAACTTTTGGCTGAAGAGAAAAGTTGATGGTTTTCGAATTGGCGCAGTATCGTATCTTTATGAAGATAAGGATTTAAAAGACGAGCCTGTTGCAGGGAATGGAATCTACACATCTGGTCTGCCAGAGAGCACAGATCTTGTATACAAGTTTCGTTCATATATTGATAATTGGGTAAAAAAGAACAAAGCTCCTTCAAAGTATGTATAGAGATATCACAAATTTGACTTTAACTTATTCCAtagtatttatattaaaatattgcaaTTGTTAATTCACAGATTATTAATTGCAGAGTCTTATGACTCTGATGAAGTGTTGATATCGCTTTATGGTAATGCTACGCACAATGGAATAACACCCTTTAATTTCCGGTTTATTACTTCTGTTCAGAATACAAGCACTGCTGAACATATTAAAAATGTTCTGGAAGACTGGTTTAAAAAACTTCCAAACAAAGCAAACACAAATTGGGTGGTAAGAGCACATATTTTGCTACGATCATCTCCCATTGTTTGCCTAAGATTTAAGTAGATACGTCTGTTCTTCCAATTCTAGCTTTCCAATCATGATACTTCAAGAGCAGCCTCAAGAATTGGATTGAATCGTGTCGATGGACTTCATATGCTTAGTCTACTGTTACCTGGTCAAGCATATACTTACTATGGAGAAGAGATTGGAATGTTAGACAGGAAGATGTCATGGAATGAAACAATCGACCCTATGGGTTGTTCAAGGTCAAaggaaatatttggaaattattCCAGAGATCCTGCAAGAACACCAATGCAATGGAACTCTAGTACATCAGCAGGATTTTCATCTAATAAAATTACATATCTTCCTGTTCATCCAGATTATACAGAAAGAAACGTCAAAGCACAACTAAAAAGTTCACAGAGCAATTTGAAGACATATAAATCACTTGCTACTCTTAGAAAAGATAAAGTATTCACTCATGGAGATTATGAATTCGCAACCTTAAACAATGACCACGTATTTATCTTTAAAAGGTTTGTAACACAatgacatacatatatgtaatattcaaaattataaaaattatagaatatcaaaaataaataaatatatatatatatatgtatttatttatttatttatttacttttatatatatattatatttaatacattacattacatattCAATAAGtatctaatattattttttattagatcTTTAGCAAACAATCCTACATATATCATTGTTATTAACTTGGGTCTACGACAAGAAACAGTTAATCTAACGTCGGTGTATCCGAACTTAAAAGATCCGGTACAAATTGTTATCGCATCCAGTAATGCAGTTAACATTACGTAAGCGTATGTCTTATATCAAAACGGATTAACTGTCGAATGCGCGAGGATAACTCGGAATATTTAATTCCACTTTTTAGGTCAAATATTTCGACACAAAATGTTATACTCACGGCAAATGCAGCATTTGTCCTGAAAGCTGAAGAACCCGGAGGAACTAGTACAACTCCTTCGACTCCTGAATCTACAACAAAGAAAAATTCTGCCGTTATTTCCTCCTCAGCAACATGGTTAATAACAAGTATAAGCATCGCAGTAGtgttattgaatattttaacgtttcaataATCCCAAttttgtagaataaaaattttagttATGAACTTATATAAAGCGATTATAATTAGTAATTAAGCGTTCCTATATTAATAAGAGGTTTTGTCTAAAGTAACAGCAAATGTATGTTCAATTCACCCTGCTTTACATGAATTAGTATATAAGTATATCCTATAAATAGGAAGTCTATTTTTGTCAAGAGAGGCATTGTCCTCAGATGTTAACATTATGGTTATGAAGTGCtgctataatttatattaatgacAACACAAATACTCCCACTGTTCAAATACATTCATGAAGCAACGAATGTGTTGAATGACTCATAATAAGCTAAGCAATGGTCCCGAGTGAATGTCTCATTTAGAAGCCAGTTGTATCTGTACTAAAATCATGAGTAGAACCATACTCTTGCTGGTATAATTATAGCAACGGCATGAGTTTAATatcatcattgtttacaataCGTAAATGTGTGTGAAGAAACGAGTGTGAAGTAAGGCAAAATACATAtaagaaatataagaaattgTCAAACAATTCGTTGCCttgtaaacagagaaaatatATCGTTTATTAAATTCGTGACCACAAACAGTGCGTTTATAATTAGTTGgatatatttagatatatatatctgtGACTCAGTTTATCAATATGTACCGGTTCCCTGTTAATCAGGGCGACAGGACTTCGAACGGACGCAAATATGTTGAATCAAGTCTAACGTATCTCCCGTAAGATAAGAACGAAAGGCAAACAATAATAGGGGCGACAAAAGAAATTTCACCATTCAATTGTTATCTCGTTGTGTCTATATTTATCGGGAACAGAATGTCACAGAATCGTTGTTTTATAACATCGATCGTTAACGGTCAGCCTAAATCGTGCCCCACTTGTGTAAACATAAATATTCCTATCATATCGGGAAGCAAACGAACGTGCAGCGGAAAAAGTAATGATGCGAAAAATCCGTTAGTTGGTTTTTGGCATAGTGAAGAGTACCAAGCGGATCAGAAGGAATTTATAACAATGGAATCAGCAGATACTACTCACCTTCCCTGCGGTGCATGGACGTACGAGGCTATACAAATCGATGGATCTAACGAAAGATTACAAGACACAGGTTTGGCATCACTATTCACGAAATGGAAAATATTCACGCAACTAATTGTAAAATGACAACGAACAATGTTCGTACGAAATCTGAAATTTAAATTGGACCAATCATAAGGCATGTGCTCGCGCATCCGTATGCTATATGCAACATGCATTTCGAGACCGGAAGTTTATAAATTAAGATATCGAATCTAGATTCGGTCGATAACTCGTgcgaatttgaaaaaatatgtaaaagatATTTATCAGTGTTAAATTACAgttaaaatttatagaattacaaaaaatattattaaaaggcGTATAAAAAGACTATTTTTTAGGATCAGCAAGCGATAATTTTAGATACCACCGAATCGATCCAATGTGTATGAATATTCGTTTGTGTATATTTTGGTTTTTATGGGCATTGTTGATAGTAATgattattttatctattttatttcacTGCTGTTTTGCATGGAAACCATGCTACGATGCTACTATAaatataacagatacagtaagTATTTGAacagaaattataaattttgttcACTCTAGAATCGGTATCTCAAATTATGTAACCGCCTTAATCCCTCGTTGTTTCAGTAAATTTTCCAGACACCAACATAATACGAACAACGTGTTCAGGATCTCTAATCGGATGTTACTGAATAagtcaataaataaaaaatcgatGTGTCCATAAAGATAGTATATTTTTCGTGCTATCAGCAAGATATAAGATAATCGTTTAATTCCTTGCTTACTTTAACAAAGCTACTGTTAAGCAGAAGGATACAGATCAAAATACTTCTAAAACctttaaatgttaaatatgaGAAATGTTAAGAAAATCATGTATACAGTACtatttatcattcttatatatgaatatatagaaaactttatatattatttacatctgaaaatattttctaaatatttttcgaTTGTAATATTAAAGTATCTAATAAATTTGTTTGTCATACAAAAGGTGTAAATAATCAACGAAATATCTTTCGCGCTATTTCTCAACCCAAGTATTCTATTCGTCGTTGAAACGTCCGATCGAAAGGGGAGAATTAAATCAGTTCTGGATTGTGGCAGTAAAGAACCCTATGCAAActaacttttaattaaaattctttagtAACTTTAtctacaaaataatatttttttaatcataAGTTTTTTGAAGGGATGTCTTAATTTCTaatcaaatttttctttttaattttcttataaTTTACTAACATTTTTTAGTACGATGCATAAACATAAATCTCCACCGAAATATTACAATCTAAATAAGGGATATTTATTTAGTACATTAGAAAATTCTGGATattctttaatttgtaaaacatattataaatCTCAAATATTGTTCTAAAATACTTAGTAAAGTCACGATAATTTTAAGGGACGAAGGTCGTCCCTGATTTTACTTTATACCCTATGCTTGTGGTAGTATAAGTAAATACTAGCAGGGACAAAAGGAGAGTAAGAACCAACTAGATTTCTCTATGGGGTAGAAGGCGTCTGTCCAGCCGTTCTTGAACCTTACGGAGTCGAAAATCCATCGAAAATTCATTAAGTAGAGAAAAATTTTCACACATCCCCGCCATATAAGATCGTTTAACGTCCTTGGTATTGTGCGATAGTAATAATGGAGAGTGGGAGGTTGAATTCAGATAATATCGAAGCTAACGGGAACGCGAAAGAAACGGCAGTTGTCGCCACATACAAGGCGTTGTCGGACGAGGACGGAAGTGTacaagataaaattgaaaaCATGGGAAAAGCAAGTAATGAAAACGATACCGACGATGGGGTCCACGAAAAGATGCTTAAAGATGAGAGTAAAATCTCTCCTATGAAAGATACAACCGAGGTATGTTAACGAACACATTTTTGGAAGTCACGTCTAATCTTTATACGATCAATAAAAGATACCTCTATTCGTACTTAAAGATATCCATCTCCTTTTTGTCActattattgttttattattctattttattcaaatataattaatagCTAATTACTATTTTTATCTTGATTGAAAGTTTTTTTTGCTCAATAATAAAAGTCAATTGATCTGCTTTCGAatgattttcaaattttattatcacATGTTTttatgtattctatatttttccgACATTGTATTACATTTGTTATTCGAAAGTAAGAATCTTTTACTATTGCATCATACCATCATGAAGAGGAAAGATAGATCATGGAATTATCTGTGGAAATAATTGTGATTCATTAACATTCAAGAGAAAT
Protein-coding regions in this window:
- the LOC117154311 gene encoding maltase A3, whose translation is MHQSRGILLLVFGLLAVGSTSSQLVDKQWWETALVYQIWPRGFQDSDGDGEGDLKGITNRLDYLQELGIDTIWLNPIYSSPLKDSGYDISDYTTINPLFGNLQLFDEFVEQAHKRDLKVILDIVPNHSSDQHKWFLLSSQNNKQYNDYYIWANGSKDQNGNKIPPNNWISTYSDKEGSAWTWHDTRQQWYYHKFHKSQPDLNLRNKDVIQELLDVFNFWLKRKVDGFRIGAVSYLYEDKDLKDEPVAGNGIYTSGLPESTDLVYKFRSYIDNWVKKNKAPSKLLIAESYDSDEVLISLYGNATHNGITPFNFRFITSVQNTSTAEHIKNVLEDWFKKLPNKANTNWVLSNHDTSRAASRIGLNRVDGLHMLSLLLPGQAYTYYGEEIGMLDRKMSWNETIDPMGCSRSKEIFGNYSRDPARTPMQWNSSTSAGFSSNKITYLPVHPDYTERNVKAQLKSSQSNLKTYKSLATLRKDKVFTHGDYEFATLNNDHVFIFKRSLANNPTYIIVINLGLRQETVNLTSVYPNLKDPVQIVIASSNAVNITSNISTQNVILTANAAFVLKAEEPGGTSTTPSTPESTTKKNSAVISSSATWLITSISIAVVLLNILTFQ
- the LOC117154320 gene encoding uncharacterized protein LOC117154320 isoform X2 gives rise to the protein MSQNRCFITSIVNGQPKSCPTCVNINIPIISGSKRTCSGKSNDAKNPLVGFWHSEEYQADQKEFITMESADTTHLPCGAWTYEAIQIDGSNERLQDTGSASDNFRYHRIDPMCMNIRLCIFWFLWALLIVMIILSILFHCCFAWKPCYDATINITDT
- the LOC117154320 gene encoding uncharacterized protein LOC117154320 isoform X1, giving the protein MSQNRCFITSIVNGQPKSCPTCVNINIPIISGSKRTCSGKSNDAKNPLVGFWHSEEYQADQKEFITMESADTTHLPCGAWTYEAIQIDGSNERLQDTGSASDNFRYHRIDPMCMNIRLCIFWFLWALLIVMIILSILFHCCFAWKPCYDATINITDTVSI